From Chloroflexota bacterium, the proteins below share one genomic window:
- a CDS encoding DEAD/DEAH box helicase has protein sequence MAQFRVGSIVRCRNREWVVQPSTHPDILQLRPLGGIDGESCGIYLPIEGDTVTTAQFPPPDPAMAGDFVAGQLLRNAARLSLRNGAGPFRSLGRLGARPRPYQLVPLLMALRLDPVRLLIADDVGVGKTVEAALIVRELLDRGEIKRFTVLCPPHLCDQWSRELEQKFGIEATVVRSSTAAALDRTLPNSDISVFEYYPFTVASIDYVKHDRHRANFLRACPELVIVDEVHTAARPSGPGSGQQQRYDLIRAVADDQERHLLLLSATPHSGIEDAFVSLLGLLRPEFETYSMTNLSSKQRDLLAQHFVQRRRGDVVRWLDEETPFPKREHMLRDATGNRDITYRLAQSSAYRSLFNEVFEFARELVHESLREANAPRVAARTRVRYWAALALLRCVMSSPAAAEKALMTRARKDPTTQADDLSLTFDDELFSSAIHDRSTPAADDDVEPTHVIEEGSTASEAARLQKFAEKARQLRGANDPKLQSIVPVVARLLKDDFQPIIYCRYIATARYVAEELTRALKPGNDTRILAVTGDHSEEERESLIAELSASPRRLLVATDCLSEGINLQEAFNAVIHYDLPWNPNRLEQREGRVDRYGQPAPVVRMALVRGEDNPIDEAVMRVLLRKAVTIHRTLGISVPLPVSNETVVDALIATLFKPPATQLTMFEAIDPATFAAAEQTLAEVELQWAQAEHQAEQSRTRFAQHRIQPQEVARELEESDAVLGDADTVRSFVRASCERIGAPLVALGAHAPDHWRVPIIQLPLPVRERVEPLLRNKATELLITFTGVAAEGVLLVGRNHPLTMALADYALETALTPEDGLPVPAARSGVLRTKAVERRTFLALLRVRMLIATKRNEPLLAEELVVAGFVREPGGFRSLEPATALDLLTNALPDANIAHADREHQLHAALDLLPQLAADLTSLAHARAERLAESHSRVRTATRMAGKVSVEPHLPPDVLGLYVLLPLA, from the coding sequence ATGGCGCAGTTTCGGGTTGGCTCGATTGTTCGCTGTCGGAATCGTGAGTGGGTCGTGCAACCATCAACCCATCCTGATATTTTGCAGCTGCGACCACTTGGTGGGATTGATGGCGAAAGCTGTGGAATTTATCTGCCAATCGAGGGCGATACGGTTACAACCGCCCAGTTTCCGCCACCTGATCCGGCCATGGCTGGCGATTTTGTGGCTGGGCAGTTGTTGCGTAACGCCGCCCGCCTGAGTTTGCGCAATGGGGCTGGGCCGTTTCGTTCGTTGGGCCGCTTGGGTGCACGCCCACGGCCATACCAGCTTGTGCCGTTGTTGATGGCGCTGCGCCTCGACCCAGTGCGCTTGCTGATTGCCGATGATGTTGGGGTTGGTAAAACGGTTGAGGCGGCCCTGATTGTGCGCGAATTGCTCGATCGCGGTGAAATTAAGCGCTTTACGGTGCTGTGCCCGCCGCATCTCTGCGACCAGTGGAGCCGTGAGTTGGAGCAGAAATTTGGTATCGAGGCAACCGTCGTGCGTTCGAGCACTGCCGCCGCCCTTGATCGCACGCTGCCCAACAGCGATATTAGTGTCTTCGAGTATTATCCTTTTACGGTTGCTAGCATTGATTACGTTAAACATGATCGGCATCGGGCGAACTTTTTGCGAGCTTGCCCCGAATTGGTGATTGTTGATGAGGTGCATACGGCGGCGCGGCCAAGCGGCCCTGGCTCCGGTCAACAACAACGCTATGATCTGATTCGGGCGGTAGCCGACGATCAGGAACGGCATTTGTTGTTGTTGTCGGCCACGCCTCACAGTGGAATTGAGGATGCCTTTGTGTCGTTGTTGGGTTTGCTGCGCCCTGAATTTGAAACCTATTCGATGACCAACCTCAGCTCCAAGCAGCGCGATCTGCTGGCTCAACATTTTGTGCAGCGCCGCCGTGGCGATGTTGTGCGTTGGTTGGATGAAGAAACGCCGTTTCCAAAGCGTGAACATATGCTGCGTGATGCCACTGGCAATCGTGATATTACCTATCGCCTCGCTCAATCATCGGCTTATCGTAGTTTGTTTAATGAGGTGTTTGAGTTTGCCCGCGAGTTGGTGCACGAAAGCTTGCGCGAGGCTAATGCACCACGGGTTGCGGCTCGCACACGGGTGCGCTATTGGGCGGCGCTGGCCTTGTTGCGCTGTGTAATGAGCAGCCCCGCCGCTGCTGAAAAAGCCTTGATGACTCGCGCTCGTAAAGATCCAACGACCCAAGCTGATGATCTGAGTTTAACGTTTGATGATGAGTTGTTTAGTAGTGCGATTCACGACCGCAGCACACCCGCTGCTGATGATGATGTTGAGCCGACCCATGTGATCGAGGAAGGCAGCACTGCTAGCGAGGCCGCCCGCTTACAAAAATTTGCTGAAAAGGCGCGACAATTGCGCGGCGCAAACGACCCCAAGTTGCAAAGTATTGTGCCAGTCGTGGCGCGTTTGCTGAAGGATGATTTTCAGCCAATTATTTATTGTCGCTATATCGCAACAGCTAGGTATGTGGCCGAGGAGTTGACTCGTGCCCTGAAGCCTGGCAACGATACGCGCATTTTGGCGGTAACTGGCGATCATAGCGAGGAAGAACGCGAAAGTTTAATTGCTGAATTGAGCGCTAGCCCCCGCCGCCTGTTGGTGGCAACCGATTGTTTGAGCGAGGGCATCAATTTGCAAGAGGCTTTCAATGCAGTGATTCACTACGATTTGCCCTGGAATCCCAATCGCTTGGAGCAACGGGAGGGGCGGGTTGATCGCTATGGTCAGCCAGCGCCAGTTGTGCGTATGGCTTTGGTGCGCGGCGAGGATAACCCTATCGACGAGGCGGTGATGCGGGTGTTGTTGCGCAAAGCGGTCACCATCCATCGCACGCTTGGCATTAGCGTGCCCTTGCCAGTCAGTAATGAAACGGTTGTCGATGCGCTGATTGCAACCTTGTTTAAGCCGCCAGCAACTCAGTTGACCATGTTTGAGGCAATCGATCCGGCGACCTTTGCGGCGGCTGAACAAACCTTGGCCGAGGTCGAGTTGCAGTGGGCACAAGCTGAACACCAAGCTGAGCAGAGCCGCACTCGTTTTGCCCAACATCGGATTCAGCCCCAAGAGGTGGCGCGTGAGCTTGAGGAAAGTGATGCGGTGCTGGGCGATGCTGATACGGTGCGCTCATTTGTGCGTGCTAGTTGCGAGCGAATTGGTGCGCCATTGGTGGCGCTGGGTGCGCATGCTCCCGACCATTGGCGCGTGCCGATTATTCAATTGCCGCTGCCTGTGCGCGAACGGGTCGAGCCGTTGTTGCGCAATAAGGCGACTGAGCTACTGATCACGTTCACAGGGGTTGCTGCTGAGGGCGTGCTATTGGTTGGGCGTAATCATCCGCTGACAATGGCTTTGGCTGATTATGCCTTGGAAACTGCCTTGACTCCCGAGGATGGTTTGCCCGTTCCGGCGGCGCGATCAGGGGTGTTGCGTACAAAAGCGGTCGAACGGCGCACCTTTTTGGCCTTGTTGCGGGTGCGGATGCTGATTGCGACCAAACGCAATGAGCCGCTGTTGGCCGAGGAGTTGGTGGTGGCGGGGTTTGTGCGCGAGCCAGGTGGTTTTCGTAGCCTTGAGCCAGCAACGGCCCTTGATCTATTAACCAATGCCTTGCCTGATGCTAATATTGCCCACGCTGATCGCGAACACCAATTGCATGCGGCGCTTGATCTATTGCCGCAGCTCGCTGCCGATCTCACCAGTTTGGCTCATGCTCGCGCCGAACGCTTGGCTGAATCGCACTCGCGGGTGCGCACGGCTACGCGCATGGCAGGCAAAGTTAGCGTCGAGCCGCATTTACCGCCCGATGTGTTGGGCTTGTATGTGTTGTTGCCTTTGGCATAG
- a CDS encoding AAA family ATPase, whose amino-acid sequence MARVDDRPLFYAAAQSFVDRALRADDSLFTPGVAVWTAANLDDLYQRFVGQPDESADSFMIKFQRQLHEAQPTIIQLAAELQFVYYLISRKITGRAKRDQINTILKWSPEPVSIPHELDGALDQGIANTGTAYQTYKFYQLSFIIEFMQHWKGLSQAARTTALADPWEFKQILFSLPIKTAYAAREMLLHLVHPDSFESIVSRDHKANYARQYAHHKQTTSNDIDRQLWEIRRALTPQYGANFSFYAIQHDETQRPDFPVPLPLGPKLRPYIQLVAMLSTNSYSAEQIVDVLGQANPPLVQLTARPNADDLLDVLQLLRLVEQLPDDRYRRWPHLNDLHEETMLRYSALTLVLPDSEANDDYWLPITAMPFDGVARPAEAWPGPALLRDWYREAGLIEQGEHSWLRSRPAALQPIANPTTPTAHAINSFLEHIERVQRSQRSTMDSALQDQPLPQLTTAVLNERIAELQRELLVNRITLLRIYRALIAGQHVILSGPPGTGKTHLAQRLPEIFWRDTDASISLRMPTSPALPPTEPPIEERHTRHGYAVQIETATETWSSRDIIGGIVPQLQRSAGGKTLVYGVRHGCLTSAVLSNYAGYDGENVPNPETLQRTEVMVKQQRYRGRWLVIDEFTRAHIDAAFGSLLTTLGGQRNAPLSIPTDDGVAVQVPLPRDFRIIGTLNSFDRHFLNQMSEAMKRRFVFIDLLPPSSDDADEEQGIAAYRALLRLSDQKLDTIASNDAAGRATWRGVLNVNREINRDGDGSRVNYRLEVENQDAKDVLDSFWRIFSAIRVYRQLGTAQAEAVYAATFAGHAIGLSWHDALDYALADTLADQLQVLNRDEQRALLAYLAYAHNPKEFSEQLKTIIKSLPLPRQASHLTQLQAASPKHASGSINTANIDELMMTHISQIFDLGTELLLDQTSQFAQRLRTFSSERGL is encoded by the coding sequence ATGGCCCGAGTCGATGATCGTCCGCTGTTCTACGCCGCCGCTCAGAGCTTTGTTGATCGAGCACTGCGGGCTGACGATTCGCTATTTACGCCTGGCGTTGCTGTTTGGACTGCGGCCAACCTTGACGATCTCTACCAACGCTTCGTCGGCCAACCCGACGAATCAGCTGATAGCTTCATGATCAAATTCCAACGCCAACTGCATGAAGCGCAACCAACCATCATTCAGCTTGCTGCCGAACTCCAGTTTGTCTACTATCTGATTTCACGCAAAATCACCGGACGCGCCAAGCGCGACCAGATTAATACCATCCTCAAATGGTCACCCGAGCCAGTCAGCATTCCCCATGAGCTTGACGGAGCGCTTGATCAAGGCATCGCCAACACCGGCACAGCCTATCAGACCTACAAATTTTACCAACTAAGCTTTATCATCGAATTTATGCAACACTGGAAAGGGCTATCGCAGGCAGCTCGTACAACAGCATTGGCTGATCCATGGGAATTTAAGCAGATTTTATTCTCACTGCCAATCAAAACCGCCTATGCTGCCCGCGAAATGCTGCTGCATTTGGTACACCCCGATAGCTTTGAATCGATCGTGTCGCGTGATCATAAAGCTAATTATGCTCGCCAATATGCCCATCATAAACAAACCACCAGCAACGATATTGATCGCCAGTTGTGGGAGATTCGCCGCGCCTTGACCCCACAGTATGGGGCAAACTTCAGCTTCTATGCCATTCAACATGATGAAACTCAGCGGCCTGATTTCCCTGTGCCCCTGCCATTGGGGCCAAAACTACGCCCCTATATTCAGCTGGTAGCCATGCTCTCCACCAACAGTTACAGTGCCGAGCAAATCGTTGATGTGCTCGGGCAGGCCAACCCACCCTTAGTACAACTCACGGCCCGCCCCAATGCCGATGATCTGCTTGATGTATTGCAACTGTTACGTTTAGTTGAGCAACTGCCCGACGACCGCTATCGGCGCTGGCCGCACCTCAATGATCTGCATGAGGAAACCATGCTGCGCTATAGTGCGCTAACCCTCGTGCTGCCCGATAGCGAAGCCAACGACGATTATTGGCTACCAATTACGGCGATGCCCTTCGATGGGGTGGCCCGCCCTGCCGAAGCATGGCCTGGCCCGGCCTTGTTGCGTGATTGGTATCGCGAGGCTGGCTTGATTGAGCAGGGCGAGCATAGTTGGCTGCGCAGTCGCCCCGCTGCCTTACAACCCATAGCCAACCCAACCACCCCAACTGCCCATGCGATCAATAGCTTTCTTGAGCATATCGAACGCGTGCAACGCAGCCAACGCAGCACCATGGATAGCGCCTTGCAAGATCAACCGCTGCCGCAACTGACCACCGCCGTGCTCAACGAGCGCATCGCCGAACTGCAACGCGAACTGTTGGTCAACCGCATCACCCTACTGCGAATCTACCGCGCCCTGATCGCTGGCCAACATGTGATTTTGAGTGGCCCGCCAGGCACTGGCAAAACCCACTTAGCCCAACGCTTGCCCGAGATCTTCTGGCGCGATACTGATGCCAGTATCAGCTTGCGGATGCCAACCTCGCCTGCCTTACCACCGACCGAGCCACCAATTGAAGAGCGCCATACCCGCCATGGCTATGCCGTTCAAATTGAAACTGCCACCGAAACCTGGAGCAGCCGCGATATTATTGGCGGCATCGTGCCCCAGCTTCAGCGCAGTGCTGGCGGCAAAACCTTGGTATATGGAGTGCGCCATGGCTGCCTCACCAGCGCAGTGCTTTCGAACTATGCGGGCTACGATGGCGAAAACGTGCCCAACCCCGAAACCCTGCAACGCACTGAGGTGATGGTTAAACAGCAACGCTACCGTGGTCGCTGGCTGGTCATTGATGAATTTACCCGAGCGCATATTGATGCCGCTTTTGGCAGCTTGCTCACGACCCTTGGCGGCCAACGCAACGCCCCACTCAGCATCCCAACCGACGATGGCGTTGCAGTGCAAGTGCCTTTGCCACGCGATTTCCGCATCATCGGCACGCTCAACTCGTTTGATCGTCACTTTCTCAACCAAATGAGCGAAGCCATGAAACGGCGTTTTGTCTTTATTGATCTGTTGCCACCAAGCAGCGACGATGCCGATGAAGAGCAAGGCATCGCGGCCTATCGTGCCCTTTTACGCCTGAGCGACCAAAAACTCGATACCATCGCCAGCAACGATGCAGCCGGACGAGCCACGTGGCGCGGTGTGCTCAATGTTAATCGCGAGATCAATCGTGATGGTGACGGCTCACGGGTCAACTATCGGCTAGAGGTCGAAAATCAGGATGCCAAAGATGTATTGGATAGTTTCTGGCGCATCTTCAGCGCAATTCGGGTCTATCGCCAGCTTGGCACTGCCCAGGCCGAGGCAGTGTATGCCGCAACCTTTGCTGGTCATGCTATCGGCTTAAGTTGGCACGATGCGCTCGATTATGCGCTTGCCGATACCTTGGCCGACCAATTGCAAGTGCTCAATCGCGATGAGCAACGGGCCTTGTTGGCCTATCTGGCCTATGCTCACAATCCCAAAGAATTTAGTGAGCAGCTCAAAACGATCATCAAGAGCCTGCCGTTACCGCGCCAAGCCAGCCATTTAACCCAACTCCAAGCAGCTAGCCCCAAGCATGCTAGTGGCTCGATCAATACAGCCAACATTGATGAGCTAATGATGACGCACATTAGCCAAATTTTTGATCTCGGCACCGAACTACTGCTCGATCAAACCAGTCAATTTGCCCAACGCTTGCGCACGTTCAGCAGCGAACGAGGCCTGTGA
- a CDS encoding DEAD/DEAH box helicase: protein MDIFQLRNQIIDQYSQYTQGFLSILDPDIQQFVTSKIQGGSLWPDALIQLSPAYQQGGTVEELVNAQKLHPLCQYIFQKRDRQQQLRSLKLYSHQITALGLAQEKRHYVVTTGTGSGKSLTYILPIFDHVLKHQPEQGKVRAIIVYPMNALINSQMAAIKEFLGHLGDACPIRVESYTGQDKEATKRAIQANPPHILLTNYVMLELMLTRPDEAPFVDQQTANLQFLVLDELHTYRGRQGGDVALLVRRLRERSGNPELICIGTSATMASSTVADDRKSAVAAIASTIFGVNIPASQIIEEQLIKSVIFFGQPSASQLRETLLQPIPATMEWDTFKYHPLAAWIEQTFGITTDQTNTLSRAKPKTLAQGAQALADETGVDQAHCLHQLQAMLQLGSTVEDALNGRQAFTFKLHQFISQGGTIYATLAHPPERKLTSEGQHTIGDRDNPQLLFPLVFCRNCGQHYYQCNYDAHWQTLLPRQPFAQSHEQSTSMPGYALLGEDIWSDDAIEMLPDSWFNKSTNGRGTVKKDFKQFIPQRLTVRTNGSLGNEHDPTAWFIPSPFLSCLNCGTLYTKRESDFSKLARLSSEGRSTATTVLALATVQQLRQALPEQPAAQKMLSFTDNRQDASLQAGHFNDFVGVAQLRAAIYSAVRQQLAGRALDYTTIAQAVFEALNLPQTAYAKEETTLPNKRAKIDDALIRLIEYRIYEDLRRSWRVTQPNLEQVGLLQIDYDGLGDLAQQTDLWAKHELLAATPSHQREQILRTILNYMRNGLAINAPCLQEQEQKRMATSIENLLQESWQMNEHEFTSAKRFIVPTSDGRGSGGGQSLGASSALGRFLRAEQTWPSLTKTLSEKEYWPLLEALVEALVGNILTDVGTGASRELQISRDALLWRAGDGTPPPPNLARSRMLKGFTPAPRPINRFFQNLYQHMAHNLQAMESREHTGQVAQAKRQDREQRFSAGTLPVLFCSPTMELGIDIGDLNVVHMRNVPPTPANYAQRSGRAGRSGQPALIETYCSVGSGHDQYFFDRQPAMVAGVVAPPQIDLVNEDLLRAHIHAVWLSKTGLGMQHSMLDLVDTSQVGYPLWPAIQAQIHLSPPQQAQCIEACQRIIDQCQIDLATLQSFGPQYVERTLAEAPTQFDAACERWRELYRAADEQVREARNLMDRGHQRSGRSPEADQARRRHGEALRQKDILCNQSRSESGSDADFYPYRYFASEGFLPGYNFPRLPVRAFLCDHTGDGEYLSRPRFLALTEFGPRNIIYHEGKQYRIIRSALPATNAQQRFIQAKVCLICGYFHNDSAVQLDVCSNCGARFDEKTSELLPDLLPMSTVTAQSIQRITSEEEERMRFGFTISAHYQFSRDHVGLRRIAARTKTTALSLDYGHAATLWRVNHGWRRAKIKGFRIDLQSGLWAKNPEEDSTTFDPINETRQNVRLVVNDTRNMLLVQPTPELADNSEALFSLQAALVRGILAIFQLEAQELEAQVLGYQADRRMLLWEASEGGAGVLRQLVEDPQALARVARAALEICHFDPNTGAEQIDQAGECVRACYHCLLSYSNQPEHAYLNRHAIRDMLLQLTHDQVEHEGGLDETSLEHLLAQTQSRFVREVLEWLEQNGQRLPDAIEPELQGGRPHLFYAASADSPSTCVLCTEAGESLDGLRWDLEELGGYKVITLHRNQAWQQQIIGQQPFIKA, encoded by the coding sequence ATGGATATTTTTCAGCTTCGCAACCAGATTATTGATCAATACAGTCAATATACCCAAGGGTTTCTTAGCATCCTTGATCCCGATATTCAGCAGTTTGTAACCAGCAAAATTCAGGGTGGTTCGCTCTGGCCCGATGCCTTAATTCAATTGTCGCCGGCCTACCAACAAGGGGGCACAGTTGAGGAGTTGGTTAACGCTCAGAAACTTCATCCATTATGTCAATATATTTTTCAAAAGCGTGATCGCCAGCAACAACTGCGTTCACTCAAGTTATACAGCCACCAAATCACCGCTTTAGGCTTGGCGCAAGAAAAACGCCATTATGTCGTGACAACTGGCACTGGCTCGGGCAAAAGTCTCACCTACATCCTGCCTATTTTCGATCATGTGCTTAAACATCAACCAGAACAAGGCAAAGTTCGGGCAATTATCGTCTACCCAATGAATGCCTTGATCAACTCGCAAATGGCAGCAATTAAGGAATTTTTAGGCCATCTAGGCGATGCTTGTCCAATTCGGGTCGAAAGCTATACCGGGCAAGATAAAGAAGCAACCAAACGAGCAATTCAAGCCAACCCACCGCATATTTTGCTCACCAATTATGTCATGCTCGAATTGATGCTCACCCGGCCCGACGAAGCGCCATTTGTTGATCAGCAGACGGCAAATTTACAATTTCTAGTGCTCGATGAGCTGCATACCTACCGAGGCCGTCAAGGTGGCGATGTCGCGCTGTTGGTGCGTCGTTTACGCGAACGCAGCGGCAATCCAGAATTGATTTGTATCGGAACCAGCGCAACCATGGCCAGCAGCACCGTCGCTGATGATCGCAAAAGCGCAGTTGCGGCAATTGCTAGCACCATTTTTGGCGTTAACATTCCTGCTTCGCAGATTATCGAAGAGCAATTGATTAAATCGGTGATATTTTTCGGCCAACCCTCGGCGAGCCAACTCCGCGAAACGTTGCTCCAGCCAATTCCGGCCACAATGGAATGGGATACCTTCAAATATCATCCGTTAGCCGCGTGGATCGAACAAACCTTTGGTATCACCACCGATCAGACCAATACCCTGAGCCGCGCCAAACCCAAAACCCTTGCCCAAGGCGCACAAGCGCTTGCTGACGAGACCGGAGTTGATCAGGCACACTGTTTACACCAGCTTCAGGCAATGTTGCAACTTGGTAGCACCGTTGAAGATGCGCTCAATGGTCGGCAGGCCTTTACCTTTAAACTGCATCAGTTCATCTCGCAGGGCGGCACGATCTATGCAACCCTAGCCCATCCGCCTGAGCGCAAACTCACCTCAGAAGGCCAACATACCATTGGCGACCGTGATAACCCACAGCTGTTATTTCCACTGGTCTTTTGTCGTAACTGTGGTCAACACTATTATCAATGCAATTACGATGCCCATTGGCAAACGCTCCTACCACGTCAGCCCTTTGCCCAAAGCCACGAGCAGAGCACCAGCATGCCTGGCTATGCCTTGCTCGGCGAAGATATTTGGAGCGACGACGCAATTGAGATGTTGCCAGATAGCTGGTTTAACAAAAGCACCAATGGCCGTGGAACAGTCAAAAAAGATTTTAAGCAGTTTATCCCCCAACGACTTACGGTTCGGACGAATGGCAGCCTTGGCAACGAGCATGATCCAACGGCATGGTTTATTCCAAGCCCGTTTCTGAGTTGTTTAAACTGCGGCACGCTCTATACCAAACGTGAGAGCGATTTTAGTAAATTAGCGCGGCTCAGCAGCGAAGGCCGTTCCACCGCCACGACGGTCCTCGCCTTGGCCACAGTCCAGCAGCTACGCCAGGCCTTGCCCGAGCAGCCTGCGGCCCAAAAAATGCTCAGTTTTACCGATAACCGCCAAGATGCATCACTCCAAGCGGGCCATTTCAATGATTTTGTGGGTGTGGCCCAACTGCGGGCAGCGATTTATAGCGCGGTTCGCCAACAGCTTGCTGGTCGCGCCCTCGACTACACCACGATTGCCCAAGCGGTGTTTGAGGCGCTTAATTTGCCTCAAACAGCCTATGCCAAAGAAGAAACTACACTGCCAAATAAGCGGGCAAAAATCGACGATGCCTTGATTCGCTTGATTGAATATCGGATCTACGAAGATTTACGCCGAAGTTGGCGTGTAACCCAGCCCAACCTCGAACAAGTTGGCTTGCTACAGATTGATTACGATGGGCTTGGCGATTTGGCCCAGCAAACCGACCTCTGGGCCAAACACGAGCTACTTGCCGCAACCCCCTCCCACCAACGGGAACAAATTCTGCGGACAATCCTTAATTATATGCGTAATGGCTTAGCGATCAATGCTCCATGTTTGCAAGAGCAGGAGCAAAAACGCATGGCCACCAGCATCGAAAACCTGCTCCAAGAATCGTGGCAGATGAATGAACACGAATTCACCTCAGCCAAACGCTTTATTGTGCCAACTTCCGACGGTAGAGGTTCGGGCGGCGGCCAGAGCTTAGGCGCTAGCTCAGCTTTAGGTCGATTTTTACGGGCGGAACAAACCTGGCCAAGCCTCACCAAAACCCTCAGCGAAAAGGAATATTGGCCGCTGCTCGAAGCGCTAGTCGAAGCCTTAGTTGGCAATATCTTGACCGATGTTGGCACGGGAGCCTCGCGCGAGCTGCAAATTAGCCGCGATGCCTTGCTCTGGCGAGCGGGCGATGGCACACCTCCGCCGCCCAATCTCGCTCGTTCGCGGATGCTCAAGGGCTTTACCCCAGCACCACGGCCAATCAATCGCTTTTTCCAAAATCTGTATCAGCATATGGCCCACAATCTGCAAGCCATGGAAAGCCGCGAACATACCGGGCAAGTTGCTCAAGCAAAACGCCAAGACCGCGAGCAACGCTTTAGTGCTGGCACCTTGCCTGTCTTGTTTTGCTCGCCAACGATGGAGTTAGGCATCGATATTGGGGATTTGAATGTGGTGCATATGCGCAATGTGCCCCCAACTCCCGCCAATTATGCCCAACGCTCAGGCCGCGCCGGACGCTCAGGGCAACCAGCGCTGATCGAAACCTACTGCTCGGTTGGCAGCGGTCACGACCAATACTTCTTTGATCGTCAGCCAGCGATGGTGGCCGGGGTAGTTGCCCCACCACAGATCGATTTGGTCAACGAAGATTTGCTGCGGGCACACATTCATGCAGTCTGGTTGAGTAAAACTGGCCTTGGTATGCAACATTCAATGTTGGATCTGGTTGATACTAGCCAAGTTGGGTATCCACTTTGGCCAGCGATTCAAGCCCAAATTCATCTTTCGCCGCCCCAACAAGCTCAATGCATTGAGGCATGCCAGCGCATTATCGATCAGTGCCAGATTGATCTGGCAACCTTGCAAAGCTTTGGCCCACAGTATGTCGAGCGCACCTTGGCTGAAGCTCCGACACAGTTCGATGCAGCCTGTGAGCGCTGGCGCGAGCTATATCGGGCTGCCGACGAGCAAGTGCGCGAAGCCCGCAACCTCATGGATCGTGGGCATCAACGCTCAGGTCGTAGCCCAGAGGCCGATCAAGCCCGTCGCCGTCACGGTGAGGCCTTACGGCAAAAAGATATCTTATGCAATCAATCGCGCAGTGAATCAGGCAGCGACGCAGATTTTTATCCCTATCGCTATTTTGCTAGTGAAGGATTTTTGCCAGGCTACAACTTTCCACGGCTCCCAGTTCGCGCCTTCCTCTGCGATCATACCGGCGATGGCGAGTATTTATCGCGGCCACGGTTTCTGGCCCTAACCGAGTTTGGCCCACGCAATATTATTTATCATGAGGGCAAACAATATCGGATCATTCGCTCAGCGCTCCCAGCCACCAATGCCCAGCAGCGTTTTATCCAAGCCAAAGTTTGCCTTATCTGTGGCTATTTCCACAACGATTCAGCTGTTCAGCTCGATGTATGTTCAAACTGTGGCGCACGATTCGATGAAAAAACCAGCGAATTACTGCCCGATCTGTTGCCGATGAGCACGGTAACCGCCCAGTCGATCCAACGCATTACCAGCGAGGAAGAGGAACGAATGCGCTTCGGATTTACGATCTCAGCTCATTACCAGTTTTCGCGCGATCACGTAGGACTTCGCCGGATCGCGGCCCGCACCAAGACAACCGCACTTAGCCTTGACTATGGCCATGCCGCAACCCTTTGGCGGGTTAACCATGGCTGGCGACGGGCCAAAATCAAAGGCTTCAGGATCGATTTGCAGTCGGGGCTGTGGGCCAAAAATCCCGAAGAAGATAGCACCACGTTTGACCCAATCAATGAGACTCGGCAGAATGTGCGGTTAGTCGTTAATGATACTCGTAATATGTTGTTGGTACAGCCAACACCCGAGCTAGCCGACAATTCCGAAGCACTATTTAGCCTTCAAGCGGCCTTGGTACGGGGCATTCTTGCAATATTCCAGCTAGAAGCACAGGAGTTAGAAGCGCAAGTGCTGGGTTATCAAGCCGATCGTCGAATGTTGTTATGGGAAGCATCCGAAGGTGGCGCTGGTGTGCTACGCCAGCTCGTGGAAGATCCACAGGCCTTGGCCCGAGTTGCCCGAGCAGCCCTAGAAATTTGCCATTTTGACCCCAACACTGGGGCAGAACAAATAGATCAGGCGGGTGAATGTGTCCGAGCGTGCTACCACTGCCTGCTCTCCTATAGCAACCAGCCAGAGCATGCCTATCTAAACCGCCATGCAATTCGTGATATGCTGCTGCAATTGACCCATGATCAGGTTGAGCACGAAGGAGGTTTGGATGAAACAAGCCTTGAGCACTTATTAGCCCAAACGCAATCTCGATTCGTGCGCGAAGTATTGGAATGGCTTGAGCAAAACGGCCAGCGCTTACCTGATGCCATTGAACCTGAGCTGCAAGGTGGTCGTCCGCATTTATTTTACGCGGCCAGCGCTGATAGCCCAAGCACCTGCGTGCTATGTACCGAGGCAGGCGAATCGCTTGATGGCTTGCGTTGGGATTTAGAAGAGCTTGGTGGGTATAAGGTGATTACCCTGCATCGCAACCAAGCTTGGCAACAGCAGATTATCGGCCAACAACCATTTATCAAAGCCTAG
- a CDS encoding CopG family transcriptional regulator — protein MADIEKVSMNLSVVDLGQIDLLVDQGFYSSRTDFFRAAIRTQLTGHDEAIKQAVVRTSSVIGVIIFDRERLERMQHNNEQARIVVVGLLILSNDISPELAQATIKSIKVYGSLRASAAVKEALADRIN, from the coding sequence ATGGCAGATATTGAAAAAGTATCCATGAATCTAAGCGTGGTCGATCTTGGTCAAATCGATTTATTGGTTGATCAGGGGTTTTACTCGAGCCGAACTGATTTTTTTCGCGCGGCGATTCGGACCCAACTCACTGGTCATGATGAGGCGATTAAGCAAGCGGTTGTGCGCACCTCATCGGTGATTGGGGTGATTATATTTGACCGTGAGCGCTTGGAGCGCATGCAGCACAATAATGAGCAAGCGCGAATTGTGGTAGTAGGGTTGCTGATTTTGAGTAATGATATCTCACCAGAGTTAGCCCAAGCCACGATCAAATCAATTAAAGTCTATGGCTCGTTGCGAGCAAGCGCAGCAGTCAAAGAGGCCTTAGCCGATCGGATTAATTAG